A window from Musa acuminata AAA Group cultivar baxijiao chromosome BXJ3-10, Cavendish_Baxijiao_AAA, whole genome shotgun sequence encodes these proteins:
- the LOC135651541 gene encoding PHD finger-like domain-containing protein 5A, which produces MAKHHPDLIMCRKQPGIAIGRLCEKCDGKCVICDSYVRPCTLVRVCDECNYGSFQGRCVICGGVGISDAYYCKECTQQEKDRDGCPKIVNLGSAKTDLFYERKKYGFKKR; this is translated from the coding sequence ATGGCCAAGCATCATCCTGATCTCATCATGTGTCGGAAGCAGCCAGGGATAGCCATCGGCCGTTTGTGTGAGAAATGTGATGGGAAGTGTGTCATCTGTGACTCTTATGTTCGCCCATGCACCCTTGTACGTGTGTGTGACGAGTGCAACTATGGATCATTCCAGGGAAGGTGTGTAATATGTGGTGGAGTCGGGATATCTGATGCTTACTATTGCAAAGAATGCACTCAGCAGGAAAAAGATCGTGATGGGTGTCCCAAGATTGTTAATTTGGGAAGTGCCAAGACCGATCTGTTCTATGAACGTAAAAAGTATGGATTTAAGAAAAGATGA
- the LOC103968468 gene encoding uncharacterized protein LOC103968468, whose translation MADWGPVVVAVVLFVLLSPGLLFQIPGKGGRLVEFGNFQTSGVSILVHAVIYFALITIFLIAVGVHVYTG comes from the coding sequence ATGGCGGACTGGGGGCCGGTGGTGGTAGCGGTGGTGCTGTTCGTGCTGCTCTCGCCGGGGCTGCTGTTCCAGATCCCGGGGAAGGGCGGGAGGTTGGTGGAGTTCGGCAACTTCCAGACCAGCGGCGTCTCCATCCTCGTCCACGCCGTCATCTACTTCGCCCTCATCACCATCTTCCTCATCGCCGTCGGCGTCCACGTCTACACCGGCTAA